From a single Bacteroidota bacterium genomic region:
- a CDS encoding T9SS type A sorting domain-containing protein yields the protein MILFFLIHLNNQLLFAQFNNNTWVFGDSAGIHFNNSQPTNFKSVMKMRGSSSTISDSSGLISYFFLLNNIFPLNNVLVNKYDSVMSNGSGLYGGGWYHDRIIIPKPSNDSLLYIFSAGVTASGPYGLYFSTANYKANNDSGIVIQKNVMLNNLPAFDALMAVRHGNGRDWWLIFQRWFAPNATTPTNAYFYYLIDPSGISGPFNQNTGIDHKTNLGHLVFNTDGSKFAMVSIAGLIQLCDFDRCSGQITSFTAIQPEGPGPYPLVLTSCAFSPNERFLYVCEASISTQPSTIWQYDLTAANIVNSKVAVGVFNDPNMGVHSILLAPDDKIYISTFDENYAWPYPDTSTAFTNINSNLSVINQPDSLGLVCDFQPFSFYLGGARTYYGLPNNPDYELGAWVGSPCDTLSVGVDDNVPEQEVFFQAWYNSEWNMIHVNASKLKGKTGSLRLFDMEGRLVYEKKVEVIAGGYVTGEIAMNGVANGVYLVNLITDFESVSSKLVKF from the coding sequence TTGATTCTATTTTTTTTAATTCATTTAAACAATCAGTTATTATTTGCACAGTTTAATAACAACACTTGGGTGTTCGGGGATAGTGCAGGAATTCACTTCAATAATAGTCAACCTACAAATTTCAAGTCAGTAATGAAGATGAGAGGCTCTTCATCCACTATCTCGGATAGTAGTGGTTTAATTTCGTATTTCTTTTTGTTAAACAATATTTTTCCCTTAAATAATGTATTAGTTAATAAATATGATAGTGTAATGAGCAATGGAAGTGGGTTGTATGGTGGAGGATGGTATCATGATCGTATAATTATTCCAAAACCAAGCAATGATTCCTTGCTTTATATTTTTTCAGCAGGTGTTACCGCTAGTGGACCTTATGGACTATATTTTTCCACCGCAAACTACAAAGCCAATAACGACAGCGGAATTGTAATTCAAAAAAATGTAATGCTGAATAATTTACCTGCATTCGATGCCTTGATGGCTGTTCGCCATGGTAATGGCAGAGATTGGTGGTTGATTTTTCAGCGATGGTTTGCACCAAATGCAACGACTCCCACTAACGCATACTTTTATTATTTAATAGACCCTTCAGGTATTTCAGGGCCATTCAACCAAAATACTGGAATAGATCATAAAACCAACTTAGGTCATTTAGTTTTTAATACTGATGGGAGCAAATTTGCAATGGTTTCAATAGCTGGCTTAATTCAACTTTGCGATTTCGACAGATGCAGCGGTCAGATTACTTCTTTTACTGCAATTCAACCTGAAGGGCCCGGGCCATATCCATTGGTATTAACAAGCTGTGCCTTTTCCCCCAATGAAAGGTTCTTATATGTTTGTGAAGCCTCAATCAGCACCCAGCCATCTACTATTTGGCAATATGATTTAACAGCAGCCAATATTGTTAACTCAAAAGTCGCTGTTGGAGTATTTAATGATCCGAATATGGGAGTGCATTCCATTCTACTAGCACCTGACGATAAAATATATATTTCCACCTTTGATGAAAATTACGCCTGGCCTTATCCCGATACAAGTACAGCATTCACTAACATCAACTCTAATCTCTCCGTCATCAACCAACCCGATTCACTTGGTCTCGTCTGCGATTTTCAGCCTTTCAGCTTTTACCTTGGTGGTGCCAGAACTTATTACGGCCTCCCCAACAATCCCGATTACGAACTCGGCGCTTGGGTGGGCTCGCCTTGTGATACGCTGAGTGTTGGGGTGGATGATAATGTACCGGAGCAGGAGGTTTTTTTCCAAGCTTGGTATAACAGCGAATGGAATATGATTCACGTCAACGCCTCCAAACTCAAAGGAAAAACGGGGAGTTTGCGGTTGTTTGATATGGAGGGGAGGTTGGTGTATGAGAAAAAGGTGGAGGTGATTGCTGGAGGGTATGTGACGGGAGAGATAGCGATGAATGGGGTAGCGAATGGGGTTTATCTTGTCAATTTAATTACTGACTTCGAAAGTGTTTCGTCTAAGTTAGTCAAATTTTAG
- a CDS encoding T9SS type A sorting domain-containing protein produces MSESNLAKFDIVSQFVELGDQIAAIKHLSAIDDTNDIEYNMKTVLKILLHSLIVDSAFSASDSTLLIEIAYRNPLTGGNGVFIARHLLNLEIYDEEESGSRIASFNQNKHKIKSIQVYPVPSKEGVHIKPTGDFIPDVLELFSVNGELVYKDTFKNFLNIDFLKAGIYILNVFSGNEFRHSKIVKLP; encoded by the coding sequence ATGAGTGAAAGTAACTTGGCAAAGTTTGATATTGTGAGCCAGTTTGTAGAATTAGGTGATCAAATAGCAGCCATAAAGCATTTATCGGCCATTGATGACACTAACGATATTGAGTACAACATGAAAACCGTTTTAAAAATACTTTTGCATAGCTTGATTGTCGACTCCGCCTTTAGTGCATCAGATAGTACCTTGCTTATTGAAATAGCTTACAGAAATCCGCTGACAGGTGGTAATGGTGTTTTTATAGCTCGTCATTTATTGAATCTGGAAATTTATGATGAAGAAGAAAGCGGATCCAGAATTGCCTCCTTTAATCAAAATAAACATAAGATTAAATCCATCCAAGTATATCCGGTTCCATCCAAGGAGGGTGTGCATATAAAGCCAACAGGAGATTTTATTCCTGATGTTTTAGAACTCTTCAGCGTAAATGGAGAATTGGTGTACAAGGACACTTTTAAGAACTTTTTAAATATTGACTTTTTAAAAGCCGGTATTTACATATTAAATGTGTTTTCAGGTAATGAATTCAGGCATTCTAAAATCGTGAAACTGCCATGA
- a CDS encoding T9SS type A sorting domain-containing protein has product MSESNLAKFDIVSQFVELGDQIAAIKHLSAIDDTNDIEYNMKTVLKILLHSLIVDSVFSASDSTLLIEIAYRNPLTGGNGVFIARHLLNLEIYDEEESGSRIASFNQNKHEKKSIQVYPVPSKEVVHIKPTGDFIPDGLELFSTNGELVFRDTFKNYLNIDFLKAGIYIVKVYMGNEFMHAKIVKLP; this is encoded by the coding sequence ATGAGTGAAAGTAACTTGGCAAAGTTTGATATTGTGAGCCAGTTTGTAGAATTAGGTGATCAAATAGCAGCCATAAAGCATTTATCGGCCATTGATGACACCAACGATATTGAGTACAACATGAAAACCGTTTTAAAAATCCTTTTGCATAGTTTGATTGTTGACTCCGTTTTTAGTGCATCAGATAGTACCTTACTTATAGAAATTGCTTATAGAAATCCACTGACAGGTGGTAACGGTGTTTTCATAGCTCGTCATTTATTAAATCTGGAAATTTATGATGAAGAAGAAAGCGGATCAAGGATAGCCTCCTTCAATCAAAATAAACACGAGAAAAAATCCATCCAAGTATATCCGGTTCCATCCAAGGAAGTAGTGCATATAAAGCCAACAGGAGATTTTATTCCTGATGGTTTAGAACTCTTCAGTACAAATGGAGAATTGGTGTTCAGGGATACCTTTAAAAACTATTTAAATATTGACTTTTTAAAAGCCGGTATTTACATTGTAAAGGTGTATATGGGTAATGAATTCATGCATGCTAAAATCGTGAAACTGCCATGA
- a CDS encoding T9SS type A sorting domain-containing protein yields the protein MNYQFLYAQFNNNTWVFGAGAGIHWQGVPKTPTNFSSQVNWRNGVTNISDTSGILLYATLLNNIIPINGYIWNKFHEPVSGANLIKGNEWYHSGLFIPNPGNDSIIYLFTASVNSSSPYGLYYTSANYKANNDSGIVIQKNVMLNNLPAFDALMAVRHGNGRDWWLIFQRWFPPNFTTPTNEYFLYLINPAGISGPFNQNTGLDHTTNGGHLIFSSEGNKFAMISLKGLIQLCDFDRCSGQITSFTAIQPEGPGPFPLVLTSCAFSPNERFLYVCEASLSTQPSTIWQYDLTAANIVNSKVGVGVFNDPNMGVWSILKAPDDKIYISTFDENYAWPYPDTSTAFTTINSNLSVINQPDSLGLACDFQPFSFYLGGARTYYGLPNNPDYELGAWVGSPCDTLSVGVDDIVPEQEVFFQAWYNGEWNMIHVNASKLKGRTGSLRLFDMEGRLVLEKKVEVIAGGYVTSEINMQGIAKGMYIVTLLTEKEYLSGKVIK from the coding sequence ATGAACTATCAATTTTTATACGCTCAATTCAATAACAATACGTGGGTGTTCGGTGCTGGTGCAGGTATTCATTGGCAAGGTGTTCCTAAAACACCAACTAATTTCAGTTCACAAGTTAATTGGAGAAACGGAGTAACAAACATCAGTGATACATCAGGAATTTTATTATATGCAACTCTGTTAAATAATATTATACCTATAAACGGATATATCTGGAATAAATTTCATGAACCTGTATCTGGTGCAAATTTAATTAAAGGGAATGAATGGTATCATTCGGGGCTATTTATACCAAATCCTGGGAATGATTCGATTATATATTTATTTACAGCATCAGTGAATTCAAGTAGCCCTTACGGACTATATTATACATCAGCAAACTACAAAGCCAATAACGACAGCGGCATTGTCATCCAAAAAAATGTAATGCTGAATAATCTTCCGGCTTTCGATGCCTTGATGGCTGTTCGCCATGGTAATGGTAGAGACTGGTGGTTGATTTTTCAACGTTGGTTTCCACCAAACTTTACGACCCCTACCAATGAATATTTTTTATACCTTATAAATCCTGCAGGAATCTCCGGTCCATTCAACCAAAATACTGGATTAGATCATACAACAAATGGTGGGCATTTGATTTTTAGTTCTGAAGGAAATAAGTTTGCAATGATTTCATTAAAGGGCTTAATTCAACTCTGCGATTTCGACAGATGCAGCGGACAGATCACTTCCTTTACTGCAATTCAACCGGAAGGACCCGGGCCATTTCCATTGGTATTAACAAGCTGTGCCTTTTCACCCAATGAAAGATTCTTATATGTTTGTGAAGCATCACTAAGTACTCAGCCATCTACAATCTGGCAATATGATTTAACAGCAGCCAATATTGTTAACTCCAAAGTTGGAGTTGGGGTTTTTAATGATCCGAATATGGGTGTTTGGTCAATACTCAAAGCGCCTGACGATAAAATATATATTTCCACCTTTGATGAAAACTACGCCTGGCCTTACCCGGATACAAGTACGGCATTTACCACCATCAACTCTAACCTCTCCGTCATCAACCAACCCGATTCACTCGGCCTCGCTTGCGATTTTCAGCCTTTTAGTTTTTACTTGGGTGGTGCCCGTACGTACTACGGCCTCCCCAACAATCCCGATTACGAACTCGGTGCATGGGTGGGTTCACCTTGTGATACGCTGAGTGTTGGGGTGGATGACATTGTGCCGGAGCAGGAGGTATTTTTTCAGGCATGGTACAATGGTGAGTGGAATATGATTCATGTCAACGCCTCCAAACTCAAAGGAAGAACGGGAAGTTTGCGGTTGTTTGATATGGAAGGGAGGTTGGTGCTTGAGAAGAAAGTGGAGGTGATTGCTGGAGGGTATGTAACCTCTGAAATCAACATGCAAGGTATAGCAAAAGGGATGTATATTGTTACTTTATTAACGGAAAAAGAGTATCTTTCGGGTAAAGTTATTAAATGA
- a CDS encoding T9SS type A sorting domain-containing protein codes for MVTITNGNTLTAYLKLASQSADVYNEDVYFNAGTGPIQTSNAGTNIYNGNVAVNGNNVTFNNSGGTLKFAGSEDQEFGGGTSTLTFNKLIVDKPGGIVTLNQPITIDSLLQLSNGIVYTDTLITLKATATTTGANNLSYVDGTVKKIGNTAFIFPVGADNSYYPIEISAPAVSTESFTAKYFAIHHSLSDSCDTTVSSISTCNYWQLKRNTGSTNVQVRLYWDSLGCGLFDTSGIHILNWNGVKWKDLGASGISGNARVGSIGTSVTVAQFDFFTLGISLPVINVNPTLGDDRDLPIDFFGFNGGNTIQVDANDDPVQTWEILYNNEVVLANPAATILRVPFGTLSNFADWRTGWPILERDLPFDWFYDKNSFKKIPTSYLGNTYDFYRNNLELLGAQAMITWNMLSSKFYYELASIYRLQELNVPIRYLELGNEFYLNDEYNKQVFPSANSYVDLSLEYATSFRDFQLPQTTQTKIAMVGADIPQSGPGRRRLWLESALKRLPNTNNIDAIVIHDYIGEFPINPQLCQGSFISADLQTYIEKAFIEEDYLKANTFDLIDDYNSAKFSAKPLEIWLTEFNMLDNNNFRIGTWSHGLFNSVMALKYLETEAITKVISHTLTSDGIYGNIFESSTGFDDIQCHGAPHLPKPKPATVQWGLTAVGNAFSLISQAMKNAEKAWPLDFSAIQPPLQTLVPNSTNPLLYGWVFERGSNDREVILLNLGGTQSYNLELENIYSGIYSTSSLEYEQLTAISQNYAITGNAVEGATDNGNLNLTIGIASIMNGSIRYVEIPPFSLTRIFLVAPPLQVRLTDDEICSESSTTLIIEGGSGSYTVACSVSGLTITPVNNSDHIWKIQTSPVNSTTIYPISVNGNVVCTLNVHQDLIDLQIVDGNNNPITSPITYCPSSGSETLTATFNPVNGSMGSLGDYHFLWAPDSGMISNACSTNVPMCNSIQVDPQRTTIYTVYVTNDQCWKSASVTVEVPIEPFDLGEDITVCAGTPLEITANYIDKEISITLPAEFTGTNDIYNPTLTIPTQNPGTSSYTITVTDFNFGITCSTDDIITVNVLECCSISSGAISLIPQQFGTRYISHETVLQSTIFGVCSTCVINAPGEITLDGSFTNEDIFIDGEFVLRSGTANPNNYILKNWTIHLGDNASLSIDPDRKLTLENCTLVSCGNKMWNSIILDKEGSKFIPSIEIKDCIIRDAKTGLTLTREANYTVTGNTFENCHIDIDMSNYQSKAKGKIEDNIFTSSGLLTLYPHVSDKKYAGIVLNDVEEIEIGDAADPNTFSHSLFGIHSTNSSLNLFNNSFEDIWDNSTSPTQGTAVHVVSDFDQNDRVLKVGNGTPTKGNTFLRSLNGIFTDGEMNIDIKKNIFGSSSSDVDRLRVHGIGIRNPGYKSVVIENGNEFYDYNYGVWTENDRNYNVLYIHNNDFFNHFDYSEFLGGNTAYYGSAITALSYIPITVSNAEISLNTIGSSDPNDFEQSRIGIRVANLKRFRILANHIFFNHAAVPGNVFTGITLQNCKDARLNLNEVVNVNTLFPSGSKNTLVGLRIHDSNNTCIENSTLSGLGFSMMFHGNSVVNSLYTNTMTNFDTSICLVTANIGATQGSSTNVLNNRWFRNNMNNNTTGRVAGSTHNGGQIVWYHQGIVNSSDEFIPYSAGCIVTSFQISNYSTLSSCPANFVFGEQDDPPYTATTRNSNYGYIVGDSGRFDEEYFHEYRYLSRGELYLTLKNNPELLSMDDTADDSFVGFYADMSGSNYQHFDSVFALIESGDLLTAESIVLAIDDTNDIEYNMKTVLQILLHSLIVDSAFSASDSTLLIEIAYRNPLTGGNGVFIARHLLNLEIYDEEESGSRIASFNQKKNEKKFIEVYPVPSKVGVYIKPTGDFIPDGLELFGINGELVYKATFKNYLNIDFLKAGIYLVRVFSGNEFRHAKIVKLP; via the coding sequence GTGGTGACCATCACCAATGGCAATACATTAACTGCCTATTTGAAGCTGGCTAGTCAGTCTGCCGATGTATATAATGAAGATGTGTATTTCAATGCCGGTACCGGTCCCATACAAACTTCCAATGCAGGTACCAATATTTACAATGGCAATGTTGCTGTAAACGGAAACAATGTCACCTTTAACAATAGCGGTGGAACATTAAAATTCGCAGGAAGCGAAGATCAGGAGTTTGGCGGAGGAACAAGTACGCTTACCTTTAATAAACTCATTGTTGACAAACCGGGAGGAATTGTAACATTGAACCAGCCCATCACCATTGATAGTTTGCTTCAACTAAGTAATGGCATTGTATATACTGATACACTGATTACCTTAAAAGCAACCGCCACAACCACCGGTGCCAATAACCTGAGTTATGTGGATGGAACGGTGAAGAAGATTGGGAATACGGCGTTCATTTTTCCGGTGGGTGCGGACAATTCCTATTACCCGATTGAAATCTCTGCCCCCGCAGTTTCAACAGAATCCTTTACTGCAAAGTATTTTGCCATTCACCATTCACTCAGCGATTCATGCGATACAACAGTAAGTAGTATTTCTACATGCAATTACTGGCAATTAAAAAGAAATACAGGCAGCACCAATGTACAGGTAAGACTTTATTGGGATAGTTTAGGATGTGGATTATTTGATACCTCAGGAATTCATATTTTAAATTGGAACGGGGTAAAATGGAAGGATCTTGGTGCTTCGGGAATTAGTGGTAATGCAAGAGTAGGAAGTATAGGCACAAGCGTGACTGTAGCACAATTTGATTTTTTCACATTAGGAATATCTCTGCCAGTAATTAATGTTAATCCTACTTTAGGGGATGATCGTGATTTACCTATAGATTTTTTTGGATTTAATGGTGGAAACACAATTCAAGTGGATGCAAATGATGATCCAGTCCAGACTTGGGAAATATTATATAATAATGAGGTGGTTCTTGCAAATCCTGCCGCTACAATTTTACGTGTTCCGTTCGGCACATTGAGTAATTTTGCCGATTGGCGTACCGGATGGCCTATATTAGAGCGCGATCTTCCTTTTGATTGGTTTTATGATAAGAATAGTTTCAAAAAAATACCCACCAGCTATTTAGGAAACACATACGATTTCTATCGTAATAATTTGGAATTGCTAGGTGCTCAAGCTATGATCACATGGAATATGTTGAGTTCAAAATTTTATTATGAATTGGCATCTATATACCGCCTGCAAGAGTTGAATGTTCCCATTCGATACCTTGAATTAGGAAACGAGTTTTATCTCAATGATGAATATAATAAACAAGTTTTCCCTTCTGCAAATAGTTATGTAGATCTTTCTTTAGAATATGCAACCAGTTTCAGAGATTTTCAACTACCACAAACTACACAGACAAAGATTGCAATGGTAGGGGCTGATATTCCCCAATCAGGGCCAGGGAGAAGACGCCTATGGTTGGAAAGTGCACTCAAGCGCCTACCAAATACCAATAACATAGACGCTATAGTTATACACGATTATATTGGAGAATTTCCTATTAATCCACAATTATGTCAAGGTTCATTTATATCAGCAGATTTACAAACATATATTGAAAAGGCATTTATAGAGGAAGATTATTTAAAGGCAAACACTTTTGATCTCATTGATGATTATAATAGTGCTAAATTCAGTGCTAAGCCATTGGAAATATGGCTCACCGAATTTAATATGCTTGACAATAATAATTTCCGTATCGGTACATGGTCACATGGTTTATTTAACAGTGTAATGGCATTAAAATATCTGGAAACAGAAGCGATCACAAAAGTGATTTCACATACTCTTACCAGTGACGGTATTTATGGAAATATTTTTGAGTCATCTACCGGATTTGACGATATACAATGTCATGGTGCGCCTCATTTACCTAAACCTAAACCTGCTACCGTTCAATGGGGTCTAACAGCAGTAGGCAATGCATTTTCACTAATCTCTCAAGCGATGAAGAACGCTGAAAAGGCGTGGCCTTTGGACTTTAGTGCTATACAACCACCCTTGCAAACATTAGTTCCAAATAGTACAAATCCTTTACTTTATGGATGGGTTTTTGAAAGGGGGTCAAATGATCGTGAAGTAATTTTGCTAAATTTAGGAGGAACTCAATCCTATAATCTTGAGTTAGAGAATATATATTCCGGAATTTATTCTACAAGTTCTCTTGAGTATGAACAACTAACAGCTATTTCTCAAAACTATGCAATTACAGGAAATGCAGTGGAGGGAGCTACAGATAATGGTAATTTGAATTTGACAATTGGTATTGCTTCAATAATGAACGGATCAATACGTTATGTGGAAATACCTCCTTTTTCCTTAACTCGAATTTTCCTTGTTGCTCCTCCTTTACAGGTACGTTTGACGGATGATGAAATTTGCTCAGAATCATCTACTACACTCATCATTGAAGGGGGTAGCGGAAGCTATACGGTGGCCTGTTCTGTAAGTGGGTTAACTATTACTCCAGTTAACAATAGTGATCATATTTGGAAAATTCAAACTAGCCCGGTAAATTCTACAACTATTTATCCGATTTCTGTCAATGGGAATGTTGTATGTACGCTGAATGTACATCAGGATTTAATTGATTTACAAATTGTAGATGGAAATAATAATCCAATAACTTCACCCATCACCTATTGTCCTTCTTCCGGATCTGAAACTTTAACTGCAACTTTTAATCCTGTTAATGGAAGCATGGGATCATTAGGCGATTATCATTTTTTATGGGCACCTGACTCAGGAATGATTTCCAATGCCTGTAGCACCAATGTGCCTATGTGCAATTCTATTCAAGTTGACCCACAACGTACAACAATTTACACTGTTTATGTAACGAATGATCAATGCTGGAAAAGCGCGTCCGTAACTGTTGAAGTACCAATTGAGCCATTCGATTTAGGGGAAGATATAACTGTGTGTGCAGGTACTCCTTTGGAAATTACTGCAAATTATATTGACAAAGAAATTTCAATAACTTTACCTGCAGAATTTACCGGGACGAATGACATTTACAATCCAACACTTACAATACCCACTCAGAATCCCGGAACAAGTTCATATACAATAACAGTTACAGACTTTAATTTTGGTATTACATGTTCTACAGACGATATAATAACCGTAAATGTGCTAGAATGTTGCAGTATTTCTTCCGGTGCAATTTCACTCATTCCACAACAATTTGGAACCAGATACATTAGTCATGAAACTGTTTTACAATCGACTATATTTGGTGTTTGTAGTACTTGTGTTATAAATGCACCGGGTGAAATCACTTTAGATGGCAGTTTTACAAATGAAGACATTTTTATTGATGGAGAATTTGTCCTTCGATCAGGAACAGCAAATCCCAATAATTATATTTTAAAGAACTGGACAATTCATTTAGGTGATAATGCGAGTTTATCTATTGACCCTGATAGGAAATTAACACTGGAAAATTGCACACTGGTTTCTTGTGGAAACAAAATGTGGAATAGTATCATTTTAGATAAAGAAGGGAGTAAGTTTATCCCATCAATTGAAATTAAAGACTGTATTATAAGAGACGCAAAAACTGGTCTCACACTCACTCGAGAAGCTAATTATACAGTAACAGGAAATACTTTTGAGAATTGCCATATTGATATTGACATGAGTAATTATCAAAGTAAGGCGAAAGGCAAAATAGAAGACAATATATTTACCTCCTCTGGTCTTCTAACTCTATATCCTCATGTTTCAGATAAAAAATATGCGGGAATAGTTCTGAACGATGTTGAAGAAATTGAAATCGGAGACGCCGCGGATCCAAACACGTTTAGCCATTCACTATTTGGAATACATTCAACCAACTCCAGCCTCAATCTATTCAACAATTCATTTGAAGATATCTGGGATAATTCAACAAGTCCAACACAAGGTACTGCTGTGCATGTTGTATCCGATTTTGATCAAAATGACCGGGTTTTAAAAGTGGGGAATGGTACTCCGACTAAAGGAAATACTTTTTTGAGATCATTGAATGGGATTTTTACAGATGGTGAAATGAATATTGACATTAAGAAAAATATATTTGGAAGTAGCTCTTCGGATGTTGACAGGCTAAGAGTACATGGAATTGGTATTCGCAACCCGGGATATAAATCGGTAGTGATTGAAAATGGAAATGAGTTCTATGATTACAATTATGGTGTTTGGACTGAAAATGATCGGAACTATAATGTATTATATATTCATAATAATGATTTTTTTAATCATTTTGACTACAGTGAGTTCCTAGGCGGAAATACGGCATACTATGGCTCTGCAATTACAGCACTCAGTTACATTCCTATTACTGTTAGTAATGCTGAAATTTCTTTAAACACAATTGGCAGTAGCGATCCAAACGATTTTGAGCAATCTCGTATTGGAATTCGTGTGGCTAATTTGAAGCGATTCCGGATTTTAGCTAATCACATCTTTTTTAATCATGCTGCTGTTCCCGGTAATGTGTTTACCGGAATCACGCTTCAAAATTGCAAGGATGCAAGGCTAAACTTAAATGAAGTTGTAAATGTGAACACCCTTTTTCCATCAGGAAGTAAAAACACTTTAGTAGGATTAAGGATTCACGACAGCAACAATACCTGTATTGAAAATAGTACACTTTCCGGTCTTGGCTTCAGTATGATGTTTCATGGTAATAGTGTAGTTAATTCCCTTTATACAAATACCATGACCAATTTCGACACCTCCATTTGTTTAGTAACTGCTAATATAGGGGCTACTCAAGGAAGCTCTACAAATGTTTTAAATAATCGCTGGTTCAGGAACAATATGAATAATAACACCACAGGACGGGTGGCAGGATCGACTCATAATGGTGGACAAATTGTTTGGTATCACCAAGGGATTGTTAATTCTTCCGATGAATTTATACCTTATTCCGCAGGTTGTATTGTTACATCATTCCAAATATCCAACTACTCAACTTTAAGTTCATGTCCTGCCAACTTTGTATTTGGGGAACAGGATGATCCCCCATATACTGCCACAACCAGGAATAGTAATTATGGTTATATTGTTGGGGATTCCGGCAGGTTTGATGAAGAATATTTTCATGAGTACCGGTACCTGTCAAGAGGAGAATTATATCTCACCTTAAAAAATAACCCTGAGTTGCTTTCAATGGATGATACTGCGGACGATTCATTCGTGGGTTTTTACGCTGATATGTCAGGCAGTAATTACCAACACTTTGATTCAGTTTTTGCTCTAATTGAATCAGGTGATTTGTTGACGGCTGAATCTATTGTATTGGCTATTGATGATACCAATGATATTGAGTACAACATGAAGACCGTTTTACAAATACTATTGCATAGTTTAATTGTTGACTCCGCATTTAGTGCATCAGATAGTACCTTGCTTATTGAAATTGCTTATAGAAATCCACTCACAGGTGGAAATGGTGTTTTCATAGCTCGTCATTTATTGAATCTGGAGATTTATGATGAGGAAGAAAGCGGATCAAGGATAGCCTCCTTCAATCAAAAGAAAAACGAGAAAAAATTCATCGAAGTATATCCGGTTCCTTCAAAAGTTGGGGTCTATATAAAACCAACCGGAGATTTTATTCCTGATGGTTTAGAACTCTTTGGTATAAATGGTGAATTGGTGTACAAGGCCACTTTTAAAAACTATTTAAATATTGACTTTTTAAAAGCCGGTATTTACTTAGTAAGGGTGTTTTCAGGTAATGAATTCAGGCATGCTAAAATCGTGAAACTGCCATGA